A genome region from Natronosalvus rutilus includes the following:
- a CDS encoding DUF7504 family protein — MEPSIPESIEAPSNVLLVHETNQPVDACHDLCQSCSEVAELRVSFAGAQTDCRPTASDGPAKLGIISVGDVLRAAEATTGPDYSAPFVVDAIDDPTDLSALGVTISEFCEQWCEQYHVRICFHSLDMLLRYAPPKQVFHFVYVLTERLSSVDAIAHFHLDPTAHEDRIVATFGSIFDEVVVDESVQDDLPEATDEDVAALLSNWDNDDADEEDDDEYETWPTVNPADFDEATDDDVARVLEN; from the coding sequence ATGGAACCGAGTATCCCCGAATCGATCGAGGCACCGTCGAACGTGCTCCTCGTTCACGAAACGAACCAGCCAGTAGACGCCTGCCACGACCTCTGTCAGTCGTGTTCGGAGGTCGCCGAGTTGCGCGTCTCGTTCGCCGGGGCCCAGACGGACTGTCGGCCGACGGCCAGCGACGGTCCGGCAAAACTCGGCATCATCTCCGTGGGCGACGTCCTACGAGCAGCCGAGGCTACCACGGGGCCGGATTACTCCGCCCCGTTCGTCGTCGATGCGATCGACGACCCGACCGATCTGTCGGCCCTCGGCGTCACGATCAGCGAATTCTGCGAGCAGTGGTGCGAGCAGTACCACGTCCGGATCTGCTTTCACTCCCTGGACATGCTCCTGCGCTACGCCCCGCCGAAGCAGGTGTTTCACTTCGTCTACGTCCTCACCGAACGACTCTCGAGCGTCGACGCGATCGCTCACTTCCACCTCGACCCGACGGCACACGAGGACCGCATCGTCGCGACGTTCGGTTCGATTTTCGACGAGGTGGTCGTCGACGAGAGCGTCCAGGACGACCTGCCGGAAGCGACCGACGAGGACGTTGCGGCGTTGCTGTCGAACTGGGACAACGATGACGCGGACGAAGAGGACGATGACGAGTACGAGACCTGGCCGACGGTCAACCCGGCCGACTTCGACGAAGCGACCGACGACGACGTCGCTCGCGTGCTCGAGAACTGA
- a CDS encoding DUF7522 family protein yields the protein MGDGLESAFADAILSVCRTAVGDELRSITYFTEDQVEQIYLRSDLDRTADLIGFAELERNGFRADELYRDTQLGEYQATVRMFEYGYLTRVIHDRYGAWVTTDSMSMDRFEELTTALKSVLVTHTGDTTEE from the coding sequence ATGGGCGACGGACTTGAGTCAGCGTTCGCAGATGCAATACTCAGCGTATGTCGGACGGCAGTCGGGGATGAATTACGAAGTATCACGTATTTCACCGAGGATCAGGTTGAGCAAATCTACCTCCGGTCTGATCTCGATCGGACGGCTGATCTCATTGGGTTCGCCGAGTTGGAACGGAACGGCTTTCGAGCGGACGAGCTATACCGAGATACGCAGTTGGGTGAGTACCAAGCTACTGTTCGAATGTTCGAATACGGGTATCTGACACGCGTTATTCACGACCGCTATGGTGCCTGGGTGACGACTGACTCAATGTCGATGGATCGGTTCGAAGAACTCACCACTGCTCTCAAATCGGTCCTGGTAACGCATACGGGTGACACTACTGAGGAGTGA
- a CDS encoding dodecin family protein, giving the protein MTAVKVIRVMGTSEESWEEAAREAFREASQTVDDISGINVENWTANVEDGEIVEYKATTEIAFPVEHS; this is encoded by the coding sequence ATGACGGCAGTCAAAGTTATCCGCGTGATGGGTACGTCAGAGGAGTCGTGGGAAGAAGCCGCTCGAGAAGCGTTTCGCGAGGCGAGTCAGACGGTCGACGACATCTCCGGTATCAACGTCGAAAACTGGACGGCCAACGTCGAGGACGGCGAAATCGTGGAGTACAAGGCGACGACGGAGATCGCGTTCCCGGTCGAGCACTCGTAG
- a CDS encoding metal-dependent hydrolase yields the protein MATTHVFVGLALVAPAAVAVPELATPLALGAVVGGLLPDVDLVLTHRKTFHFPVFGLLAAGLAVGLAAVAPSAMTAGIAACVVSAWVHAASDALGGGPEMDPWRNPSDRAVYDHVRGAWIRPRRLIRYDGAPEDALLATVLAVPALVAFSGPVRWLIAAGVGVSLAYALFRRRLVEWVPDWIE from the coding sequence ATGGCCACGACGCACGTCTTCGTCGGACTCGCCCTCGTGGCCCCTGCGGCCGTCGCCGTCCCGGAACTCGCGACGCCGCTCGCTCTCGGCGCAGTCGTCGGCGGCCTCCTCCCGGACGTCGACCTCGTGTTGACCCACCGGAAAACGTTTCACTTCCCCGTCTTCGGACTCCTCGCCGCCGGTTTGGCCGTCGGACTCGCGGCGGTCGCGCCTTCCGCGATGACGGCGGGTATCGCTGCCTGCGTCGTCAGCGCCTGGGTCCACGCCGCCAGCGACGCCCTGGGTGGGGGTCCGGAGATGGACCCCTGGCGGAATCCGAGCGACCGCGCCGTCTACGACCACGTTCGAGGGGCGTGGATCCGGCCGCGACGGCTGATCCGGTACGACGGCGCACCGGAGGACGCCCTCCTCGCAACGGTGCTGGCCGTTCCCGCGCTCGTCGCCTTCTCGGGGCCGGTTCGGTGGCTGATCGCCGCCGGCGTCGGTGTCTCCCTGGCGTACGCGCTCTTCAGACGGCGGCTGGTCGAGTGGGTCCCGGACTGGATCGAGTGA
- a CDS encoding CopD family protein, with translation MLVDIASRIAHLLFAAIWAGSVFYVAFVVLPLARDGAFNTTKPLEGITTRLTTISRVSAVALLLTGGHLAGTGYSFDGVGKPSLFSSPNGRLVVLMVVCWLLLAALVEIGSKRLESGLNGKKLREPAQRALPLFRAGAVVGLVLLVIGGVITSGAVYVL, from the coding sequence ATGCTCGTGGACATCGCCTCCCGGATCGCCCACCTGCTGTTCGCCGCAATCTGGGCCGGGAGCGTCTTCTACGTCGCGTTCGTGGTGTTGCCGCTGGCCCGAGACGGCGCGTTCAACACGACGAAGCCCCTCGAGGGAATTACGACCCGACTCACCACGATTTCGCGCGTGAGCGCGGTCGCACTCTTGCTCACTGGCGGGCACCTCGCCGGGACCGGCTACTCGTTCGACGGCGTCGGCAAACCGAGCCTGTTCTCCTCGCCGAACGGGCGGCTCGTCGTGCTCATGGTCGTCTGCTGGCTGCTCCTCGCCGCGCTGGTCGAGATCGGTTCGAAGCGTCTCGAATCGGGGCTCAACGGCAAGAAGCTCCGCGAACCGGCTCAGCGTGCGCTCCCGCTGTTCCGGGCTGGAGCGGTCGTGGGACTGGTCTTGCTCGTCATCGGCGGTGTCATCACCTCGGGCGCTGTCTACGTCCTGTAG
- a CDS encoding Cdc6/Cdc18 family protein has product MSDEKSDTTDSGRSGDRELPAGFMADLESATEGEESNQGLFDDLLSGEPIFENKEVLRPSYTPHELPHRSDQINKMATILVAALRGETPSNILIYGKTGTGKTASAKFVSKELESTSQKYSVPCDVEYINCEVTDTQYRVLAQLANKFIEENEARIDERIEELESIREALEETNDGTDEDDVDWTNENSSETEAEASPVLEDESFDSIADVNEEIASLEADREEFEEVPMTGWPTDRVYSVFFDAVDYSERVVVIMLDEIDKLVEKSGDDTLYNLSRMNSELVNSRVSIIGISNDLKFTDFLDPRVKSSLGEEEIVFPPYDANQLRDILQHRSEVAFKGDALSTDVIPLCAAFAAQEHGDARRALDLLRTAGELAERSQAETIVEEHVRQAQDKIELDRVVEVVRTLPTQSKLVLFAIISLEKNGVHSINTGEVFNIYKRLCDEIDADILTQRRVTDLISELDMLGIVNAVVVSKGRYGRTKEISLSVPLEETEAVLISDSRLSDIDDVQPFVQARFEN; this is encoded by the coding sequence ATGTCAGACGAAAAATCAGATACCACGGATTCGGGCCGTTCGGGCGATCGAGAGTTGCCGGCTGGCTTCATGGCAGACCTCGAGAGTGCCACCGAGGGCGAGGAGTCGAATCAGGGGCTGTTCGACGATTTGCTCAGTGGCGAACCGATTTTCGAGAACAAGGAAGTGCTGCGACCGTCGTACACACCACACGAACTGCCCCATCGAAGCGACCAGATCAACAAGATGGCGACGATTCTCGTCGCGGCCCTTCGAGGGGAGACGCCATCGAACATCCTGATCTACGGCAAGACCGGGACCGGCAAGACCGCGAGCGCGAAGTTCGTCAGCAAGGAACTCGAGAGCACCTCCCAGAAGTACAGCGTCCCCTGTGACGTCGAGTACATCAACTGCGAGGTCACCGACACGCAGTACCGCGTGCTCGCCCAGCTCGCCAACAAGTTCATCGAGGAGAACGAGGCGCGAATCGACGAGCGAATCGAGGAACTCGAGTCGATTCGAGAGGCCCTCGAGGAGACGAACGACGGGACGGACGAAGACGACGTCGACTGGACGAACGAGAACTCGAGCGAGACGGAAGCCGAAGCGTCGCCAGTCCTCGAGGACGAGTCGTTCGACTCCATCGCGGACGTAAACGAGGAGATCGCCTCGCTGGAAGCCGACCGAGAGGAGTTCGAGGAGGTTCCGATGACCGGGTGGCCGACCGACCGGGTCTACAGCGTCTTCTTCGACGCCGTCGACTACTCCGAACGCGTCGTCGTCATCATGCTAGACGAGATCGACAAGCTGGTCGAGAAGTCGGGCGACGACACGCTCTACAACCTCTCTCGGATGAACTCCGAACTCGTCAACTCGCGGGTGTCGATCATCGGCATCTCGAACGACCTGAAGTTCACGGACTTCCTCGACCCCCGCGTCAAGTCCAGTCTCGGGGAAGAGGAAATCGTCTTCCCGCCCTACGACGCCAACCAGCTCCGGGACATCCTCCAGCACCGTTCGGAGGTCGCGTTCAAGGGAGACGCCCTGTCGACGGACGTCATCCCGCTGTGTGCGGCCTTCGCCGCCCAGGAACACGGCGACGCCCGACGCGCGCTCGACTTGCTCCGGACCGCGGGCGAACTCGCCGAGCGCTCCCAGGCCGAAACCATCGTCGAGGAACACGTCCGCCAGGCCCAAGACAAGATCGAACTCGACCGCGTCGTCGAGGTCGTCCGCACCCTCCCGACCCAGAGCAAACTCGTCCTCTTCGCGATCATCTCGCTCGAGAAAAACGGCGTCCACAGCATCAACACCGGCGAGGTGTTCAACATCTACAAGCGACTGTGCGACGAGATCGACGCCGACATCTTGACCCAGCGACGGGTGACCGACCTCATCAGCGAACTCGACATGCTGGGCATCGTCAACGCCGTCGTCGTCTCGAAGGGGCGGTACGGCCGAACGAAGGAGATCAGCCTCTCAGTTCCGCTCGAGGAGACCGAGGCAGTCCTCATTTCGGACTCGCGTCTCTCCGACATCGACGACGTCCAGCCGTTCGTCCAGGCGCGCTTCGAAAACTAG
- a CDS encoding alpha/beta fold hydrolase: MELLHGWSTGAVRTNGVDLQYYRTGEGEPIVLAHGFYDTGRCWERLAAALAAEGNEVIAYDARGHGRSDAPETGYGIEDRVADLRGLVDELGLERPILLGHSMGGSTVAWTAATHPDLARAIVLEDPAGMYGDPDLGPQERAAVVEKRCAEWASQSLEERMAAFDDRDESLARRLAVAREEFHPHSAEIARSGYPLLEDAFAEITCPTLVLKADAETSRRVRDLEAAAALSNGRLVHVSGAGHCVFRDEYEAALAELRVFLSRHG; encoded by the coding sequence ATGGAGCTTCTGCACGGCTGGTCGACGGGGGCCGTTCGAACGAACGGCGTCGATCTCCAGTACTATCGCACCGGCGAAGGCGAGCCGATAGTGCTAGCTCACGGCTTCTACGACACCGGCCGCTGCTGGGAACGGCTCGCGGCGGCGCTCGCCGCGGAGGGGAACGAGGTGATCGCGTACGACGCGCGCGGTCACGGTCGATCCGACGCGCCCGAAACCGGGTACGGGATCGAGGACCGCGTGGCCGACCTTCGCGGTCTCGTCGACGAACTCGGCCTCGAGCGGCCGATCTTGCTCGGCCACTCTATGGGCGGCTCGACCGTCGCGTGGACGGCCGCGACCCACCCCGACCTGGCGCGAGCGATCGTCCTCGAGGATCCGGCCGGGATGTACGGTGACCCCGATCTCGGCCCCCAGGAACGGGCCGCCGTCGTCGAGAAACGGTGTGCCGAATGGGCGAGCCAGTCCCTCGAGGAACGAATGGCGGCGTTCGACGATCGCGACGAATCCCTCGCCCGACGCCTCGCCGTTGCTCGCGAGGAGTTTCACCCTCACAGCGCCGAAATCGCGCGGTCCGGGTACCCACTCCTCGAGGACGCGTTCGCGGAGATCACCTGTCCGACGCTGGTGCTGAAGGCCGACGCCGAGACGTCCCGTCGAGTGCGAGACCTCGAGGCAGCGGCGGCCCTGTCGAATGGGCGACTCGTCCACGTTTCCGGCGCCGGACACTGCGTCTTTCGCGACGAGTACGAGGCGGCACTCGCGGAGCTACGGGTGTTTCTCTCTCGGCACGGGTAA
- a CDS encoding NUDIX domain-containing protein, whose product MGNEPPTFCHYCGGGLTPVDPPTVHRCNACGEHVFYNPSPCSRVAVVNGESILLVKVDLPERNMWGTPGGMVEAGEDPNEAGARELAEETTLTVDPNDLVLFDVRTFAKFETIHKTYLVYAVDVADVHGTPRADDEVAAARFWTPDELKAARDELLTSWPAEYRDLRWWIDGAQAALGRNRDRDRS is encoded by the coding sequence ATGGGCAACGAGCCGCCGACGTTCTGTCACTACTGCGGTGGGGGACTGACGCCAGTCGACCCACCGACGGTCCATCGCTGTAACGCCTGCGGAGAGCACGTCTTCTACAACCCGAGCCCCTGCTCGCGGGTGGCGGTCGTCAACGGAGAGTCGATCCTGCTCGTGAAGGTCGACCTCCCGGAGCGCAACATGTGGGGGACGCCAGGCGGTATGGTCGAAGCGGGCGAGGATCCGAACGAAGCAGGCGCTCGAGAACTGGCGGAGGAGACGACGCTCACCGTCGATCCGAACGACCTCGTGCTGTTCGACGTTCGGACGTTCGCGAAGTTCGAAACGATCCACAAGACGTACCTCGTCTACGCAGTCGACGTCGCGGACGTCCACGGAACGCCGCGAGCCGACGACGAGGTGGCCGCTGCCCGGTTCTGGACGCCGGACGAACTCAAGGCCGCTCGAGACGAACTCCTCACCAGCTGGCCAGCCGAGTACCGGGATCTGCGGTGGTGGATCGACGGTGCGCAGGCGGCCCTTGGTCGGAACCGTGACAGGGATCGGTCGTAG
- a CDS encoding PQQ-dependent sugar dehydrogenase, with amino-acid sequence MGPLTARREFLAGAAICAATGIAGCASPSATESPESSTTLDTTAQLPDAIGLQTTVGGLDAPLAVAFVPGTDQRYIAERDGRVLRHGPNGLQDELFLDLRDTVETEGEKGLLGIALHPDFPDDRRLFVRYSAPLREGMPEDYSHTFVLAAFEVTEDGTRARRDSERSILEIPQPRDLHNGGDLAFGPDGHLYVSVGDSGESPEDVWYDGPGGGNGQDVTENLLGSVLRLDVDSRTDDQGYVVPEDNPLVGQDGLDEHYAWGFRNPWRLSFDGEDLYVADVGQNRFEEVNLVEKGGNYGWNVKEGTHCYKTDDCPDRTPDDVRGGEPLRDPIVEYPHEGDPISGVSVVGGYVYRGSTLPELDGRYVFGDFIPEGRLFVAGLPDDADTDGLWPTAALEIADAEKLTRALSFGRDEDGEVYVLGTGSEGGGLFRIVSAG; translated from the coding sequence ATGGGTCCCCTCACTGCCAGACGCGAGTTCCTCGCGGGTGCGGCCATCTGTGCGGCGACCGGAATCGCCGGATGTGCATCACCGTCCGCCACCGAATCGCCCGAATCGAGCACGACACTCGACACGACCGCCCAGTTACCGGACGCGATCGGTCTCCAGACGACGGTCGGTGGACTGGACGCGCCGCTCGCCGTCGCGTTCGTCCCCGGCACCGACCAGCGGTACATCGCCGAGCGCGACGGTCGCGTTCTGCGTCACGGGCCGAACGGTTTGCAGGACGAGCTCTTTCTCGACCTCCGCGACACGGTCGAGACAGAGGGAGAGAAAGGGTTGCTCGGGATTGCGCTACACCCGGACTTCCCGGACGACCGTCGGCTGTTCGTCCGGTACAGCGCGCCGCTTCGGGAGGGGATGCCCGAGGACTACAGTCACACGTTCGTCCTGGCCGCGTTCGAGGTGACCGAGGACGGGACGCGAGCGCGACGCGACTCGGAACGATCGATTCTCGAGATTCCGCAACCGAGAGACCTCCACAACGGCGGAGACCTCGCGTTCGGCCCCGACGGGCACCTCTACGTCTCGGTTGGTGACAGCGGCGAATCCCCCGAGGATGTCTGGTACGACGGTCCAGGTGGCGGGAATGGGCAGGACGTGACCGAGAACTTGCTGGGGAGCGTACTGCGTCTCGACGTCGATTCCCGGACGGACGATCAGGGCTACGTCGTCCCGGAAGACAATCCGCTCGTCGGACAAGATGGGCTCGACGAGCACTACGCGTGGGGATTCCGGAACCCCTGGCGCCTGTCGTTCGACGGGGAGGACCTCTACGTCGCGGACGTCGGCCAGAACCGTTTCGAGGAGGTGAACCTCGTCGAGAAGGGGGGCAACTACGGCTGGAACGTCAAAGAGGGGACCCACTGCTACAAAACGGACGACTGTCCGGACCGAACGCCGGATGACGTTCGGGGCGGCGAACCGCTTCGCGATCCCATCGTCGAGTACCCACACGAAGGCGACCCGATCAGCGGTGTCTCGGTCGTCGGCGGCTACGTCTACCGCGGGTCGACGCTGCCAGAACTCGACGGGCGCTACGTCTTCGGCGATTTCATCCCCGAGGGCCGGTTGTTCGTCGCCGGTCTTCCCGACGACGCCGACACTGACGGACTGTGGCCGACCGCCGCCCTCGAGATCGCCGACGCGGAGAAACTCACGCGAGCGCTCTCGTTCGGCCGTGACGAGGACGGCGAGGTATACGTGCTGGGGACGGGATCCGAAGGAGGTGGACTCTTTCGGATCGTCTCGGCCGGGTGA
- a CDS encoding metal-dependent hydrolase produces MADLFTHLLVGYSVGTLLSFRYERLRPAHVSLVMAGAASPDLNRIELAVSDGFVAGVFGLPFSWEPLHTLVGSALVTGLLVLLVASEQRKWAVALVAIGVVSHHVLDLLLITPTGRSYAVFWPILEYRVPSGDLYQSIDRWPVLASGSCAALLWAVRRRRDTATSESETPPG; encoded by the coding sequence GTGGCTGATCTATTCACGCACCTGCTGGTCGGGTACAGCGTCGGAACGCTCCTCTCGTTTCGATACGAGCGGCTGCGTCCGGCACACGTCTCGCTCGTCATGGCCGGCGCGGCGAGCCCGGATCTGAACCGAATCGAACTGGCCGTTTCGGACGGGTTCGTCGCGGGCGTGTTCGGACTCCCGTTTTCGTGGGAGCCGTTGCACACCCTCGTCGGATCCGCGCTCGTAACCGGCCTTCTCGTCCTGCTAGTGGCGTCGGAGCAGCGCAAATGGGCCGTCGCGCTGGTGGCCATCGGCGTCGTTTCACACCACGTTCTCGACCTGCTGTTGATCACCCCGACGGGCCGGTCCTACGCCGTCTTCTGGCCAATTCTCGAGTACCGGGTTCCGTCTGGGGACCTCTATCAGAGCATCGATCGGTGGCCGGTCCTCGCGTCCGGGTCGTGTGCTGCGCTCCTGTGGGCGGTTCGTCGGCGCCGCGACACTGCCACTTCGGAATCGGAGACACCACCCGGCTGA
- a CDS encoding RDD family protein codes for MDRYPSPDMNERVGVLDRRFEALLIDGILVAVIVGILGYVAGTVFLDGPLGGFGGLLVSLQFGAPVALVLYQTSFEGYFGQTVGKRARGIVVVRKDGTRCTWMSAILRNLLRIIDVLPVFYVVGVISAYATGDHQRIGDLAAKTVVVGAD; via the coding sequence ATGGATAGGTATCCATCACCTGATATGAACGAGCGGGTCGGCGTGTTAGACAGACGGTTCGAGGCGCTTCTCATCGATGGGATTCTCGTGGCGGTGATCGTCGGAATCCTCGGCTACGTCGCCGGAACGGTATTTCTCGACGGGCCGCTCGGTGGCTTCGGCGGCCTCCTGGTCTCCTTACAGTTCGGCGCCCCGGTCGCACTGGTGCTCTATCAAACCTCGTTCGAGGGGTACTTCGGACAGACGGTCGGCAAGCGCGCTCGGGGCATCGTCGTCGTCAGAAAAGACGGCACGCGGTGTACGTGGATGTCGGCGATACTGCGAAACCTTCTGCGAATTATCGACGTCCTGCCAGTGTTTTACGTCGTCGGCGTGATTTCGGCGTACGCGACGGGCGACCACCAGCGTATCGGCGATCTCGCAGCCAAGACAGTCGTTGTCGGGGCCGATTAA
- a CDS encoding aldo/keto reductase gives MSSDSITNESDTFEIGDTTVHRLGFGAMRLCGDNIIGPPEDEEAAQQVVQRAVDCGVDFVDTADSYGPGVSERLVGEALGDRDDVLVATKAGLLRNREGDWIAHGDPDYIRNQVLTSLDRLRTDAIDLYQFHRPDDDTLFADSVAAFAELKDEGLVREVGLSNVSPEQLDEAREQVEVATVQNRYNVNDRSSADVLEVCVENDIGFIPWAPIDGDDLEAHGDLLDEIAAEHDATQRQVALAWLLKRADVLLPIPGTSDPDHVESNVAASQLSLADDEIQRLTEAAG, from the coding sequence GTGAGTAGTGACTCGATCACAAACGAGAGCGATACGTTCGAGATCGGCGACACGACCGTCCACCGCCTCGGGTTCGGGGCGATGCGTCTCTGCGGCGACAACATCATTGGTCCGCCGGAGGACGAGGAGGCCGCCCAACAGGTCGTTCAACGCGCCGTCGACTGCGGCGTCGACTTCGTCGACACGGCGGACTCCTACGGCCCCGGCGTCAGCGAGCGACTCGTCGGTGAGGCGCTCGGCGACCGTGACGACGTACTCGTCGCGACCAAGGCGGGGCTGCTCCGCAACCGCGAAGGCGACTGGATCGCTCACGGTGACCCGGACTACATTCGCAACCAGGTGCTCACGTCGCTCGATCGACTGAGGACCGACGCCATCGACCTCTACCAGTTCCATCGACCGGACGACGACACGCTGTTCGCGGATTCCGTGGCGGCCTTCGCCGAACTCAAAGACGAGGGGCTCGTTCGCGAGGTTGGCCTCAGCAACGTCTCTCCGGAACAACTCGACGAAGCGCGCGAACAGGTCGAGGTCGCCACCGTCCAGAACCGGTACAACGTGAACGACCGTTCGTCGGCGGACGTTCTGGAGGTCTGTGTCGAGAACGACATCGGGTTCATCCCGTGGGCACCGATCGACGGCGACGACCTCGAGGCACACGGCGACCTCCTCGACGAAATCGCAGCTGAACACGATGCGACGCAGCGCCAGGTCGCACTGGCGTGGTTGCTCAAGCGAGCCGACGTCCTCCTCCCGATCCCCGGCACGTCGGATCCGGATCACGTCGAGTCGAACGTCGCGGCGTCGCAGCTCTCGCTCGCGGACGACGAAATCCAGCGGCTGACCGAGGCGGCCGGCTAA
- a CDS encoding tyrosine-type recombinase/integrase: MNETLEPISPIEAKEMYLNARKHEVSQSTLDGYHYRLKHFIRWCDNVEGLDNMNDLTGRKLQQFKTWRRDDGSLKPITLEGNLDALRVFIRWCESIDAVTEGLHDKIVMPVLKKHDEQADGILDGDDADELLSYLRRFKYASRRHVVIELFWQTGMRLGALRSIDVTDYDPENRSILLEHRPNSDTPLKNGEEGERLVALTSELCRVLDDWIDHNRHDVTDEYGRKPLLTTENGRILGSSVRDEVYFVTRPCFYGVDCPVGRDPGECEATNYGHYSKCPSNVSPHDVRRGSITHHLSNDIPEKVVSDRMNVGMDVLDIHYDKRSEQVKMEQRRAYLENV, encoded by the coding sequence ATGAACGAAACGCTCGAACCCATCTCGCCTATTGAAGCGAAGGAAATGTACCTCAACGCGAGGAAACACGAGGTGTCGCAAAGCACCCTCGACGGGTATCATTACCGTCTCAAACACTTCATCCGTTGGTGTGATAACGTCGAAGGACTCGATAATATGAACGACCTCACCGGACGGAAGTTGCAACAATTCAAAACGTGGCGGCGGGACGATGGGAGTTTGAAACCCATCACGTTAGAAGGCAACCTCGATGCGCTCCGTGTATTCATCCGTTGGTGTGAGTCGATCGATGCCGTCACCGAAGGACTACACGATAAAATCGTGATGCCCGTCCTGAAGAAGCACGATGAACAAGCAGACGGTATCCTCGACGGTGACGATGCCGACGAACTGCTGTCGTACTTACGGCGTTTCAAATACGCCTCACGTCGCCACGTCGTTATCGAATTGTTCTGGCAAACGGGAATGCGTCTCGGGGCACTACGCTCGATCGATGTTACCGACTACGATCCCGAAAACAGATCGATCCTCCTCGAACACCGACCTAACTCCGATACGCCGTTGAAGAACGGTGAGGAAGGGGAACGTCTCGTTGCATTGACCTCGGAGTTGTGTCGTGTCCTCGATGACTGGATCGACCACAATCGCCACGACGTTACCGATGAATACGGACGTAAACCGTTGCTAACGACGGAGAACGGCCGGATACTGGGCTCGTCGGTTCGTGATGAAGTGTATTTTGTCACTCGCCCCTGCTTCTACGGTGTTGACTGTCCTGTTGGTCGTGACCCGGGTGAATGCGAAGCGACGAACTACGGGCATTACAGCAAGTGTCCCTCGAATGTGAGTCCTCACGATGTTCGCCGTGGATCAATCACGCACCACTTGTCGAACGACATCCCCGAGAAGGTCGTGAGCGATCGGATGAACGTGGGCATGGATGTTTTGGATATCCACTACGACAAACGGTCGGAACAAGTGAAGATGGAGCAACGACGTGCGTATCTTGAAAACGTTTAA
- a CDS encoding DUF7344 domain-containing protein, which yields MGDPERLSADALYNLLSHHRRRTILELLLAHEQKLTLSDLTNEIAVREYDDEITEISGDKIMDIHISLYHVHIPKLAETNIIEYDQSRGIIDPTENLQKLESQLPPQLLNGKPLRNNRQIIQGTHCGDDSTFASLTI from the coding sequence ATGGGTGATCCTGAACGTCTATCGGCGGACGCGTTATATAATCTCCTATCCCATCACCGCCGGCGCACGATTCTTGAGTTGCTCTTGGCCCATGAGCAGAAGTTGACGTTATCGGATCTCACGAATGAAATTGCCGTGCGAGAATATGACGATGAAATCACGGAAATCTCGGGGGACAAAATCATGGACATCCATATTTCGCTTTATCATGTACACATTCCGAAATTGGCAGAAACCAATATTATTGAGTACGACCAATCACGCGGTATCATTGATCCGACAGAGAATCTTCAAAAATTAGAATCACAACTCCCCCCCCAATTATTGAACGGGAAACCTCTTCGGAATAATCGTCAAATCATTCAAGGTACTCATTGCGGAGACGACAGCACATTCGCGTCTCTCACGATCTAG